From one Pempheris klunzingeri isolate RE-2024b chromosome 5, fPemKlu1.hap1, whole genome shotgun sequence genomic stretch:
- the tmem86a gene encoding lysoplasmalogenase TMEM86A yields MVSPVTVVKSEGPKLVPFFKATCVYFVLWLPTSSPSWFSALIKCLPIFCLWVFLLAHGFSFLGAHSNARKILAGLIFSALGDAFLIWQEQGYFVHGLLMFAITHILYSSAFGMKPLNLTAGLVITGVSSLSYMLLYPYLSGPFTYLVAVYIGLIGFMGWRAVAGLQLANDLWTWTKLSACLGAVLFMVSDLTIAVNKFCFPVPHSRAIIMATYYAAQMLIALSAVECQDAEVARKRT; encoded by the exons ATGGTTTCCCCGGTAACAGTG GTCAAGAGTGAGGGCCCCAAGCTGGTGCCGTTCTTCAAGGCAACCTGTGTGTACTTTGTCCTATGGCTGCCCACCTCAAGCCCGTCCTGGTTCAGCGCACTGATCAAATGTCTGCCTATCTTCTGCCTATGGGTGTTTTTACTGGCACATGGCTTCAGCTTTCTAGGTGCTCACTCCAACGCCCGCAAGATCTTGGCAGGACTCATCTTTTCTGCTCTGGGTGATGCTTTTCTCATCTGGCAGGAGCAGGGCTACTTCGTCCACG GCCTGCTGATGTTTGCCATCACCCACATCCTCTACTCCTCTGCCTTTGGGATGAAGCCCCTTAACCTGACTGCTGGCCTGGTGATCACTGGTGTGTCCTCTCTGAGCTACATGCTGCTGTACCCCTACCTGTCCGGCCCCTTCACCTACCTGGTGGCCGTCTACATCGGTCTGATCGGCTTCATGGGCTGGAGGGCGGTCGCAGGCCTGCAGCTTGCCAACGACCTGTGGACCTGGACCAAGCTGTCCGCCTGCCTGGGCGCCGTGCTCTTCATGGTTTCCGACCTCACCATCGCGGTCAACAAGTTCTGCTTCCCTGTGCCCCATTCGCGCGCCATCATCATGGCCACCTATTACGCCGCACAGATGCTGATAGCGCTGTCGGCCGTTGAGTGCCAGGACGCCGAGGTGGCCAGGAAGAGAACATGA
- the spty2d1 gene encoding protein SPT2 homolog: MMDFDNILDIATQNQGGGGPQKRYSLQAGPPKKDPKSKGVNPAAVQALLKKQQCDSKKKESQRKKQMDELQAKRVELKSDRKARAMASRTKDNFRGYNGIPVLELPKKRRSKHDMQDETSTDMERFRNNSLDPEDDEDNYEYEQTDSESDEEPEPLRPGKVTSFSGGGGSSSSGSKPSSKKPSGPPKPGPPPMNFADLLKLAEKKQFEPVDLKPKVSKKEERLRTAEEIKEMEMERKAKRQDRDRDSKPERERDSKSQSSSSSTRKGTLEKEQKNCKSQKNCLEKPSLPSGSGRKSQILANDKGHSSSKSTVNDRERDRPKTSHSDRDRSKPSPSGAINRKVPSKATSSQVSAKQGAPKLSSSHKSSTSSDLSSKKESSSLLQGRASGIPGTRPSGTGATGQKSQHGISQQTRPIQGSSLKQGPTSGGHKSGKGEPLRPGINSAVKSSGSPGMRPPSGGPPKAGSQPQARSGATAQAKAGSVPQARPGGRAMQGHPGGSGSRPSGTGPGRPGSGGPVPGRQTGSSGSGPGRPKCTVVSETISSKNFGGPRPGVPPRPGMQQRPGMQPRPGMPSRGGMPPRPGMPPRPGMPPRPMMNRPPGPMLPPITSAYKRKYEDEDEYDSEMDDFIDDEGDDQDEISRHIKEIFGYDRARYKDESDYALKFMESSWRDLQKEEARSLKLAVQEDLEEQKREEEELNRKNAKRKKKN, from the exons ATGATGGATTTTGACAATATATTGGACATCGCCACGCAAAACCAGGGCGGGGGCGGACCACAG AAGAGATACAGTTTACAAGCTGGACCACCCAAAAAGGACCCAAAGTCGAAAGGTGTAAATCCTGCTGCTGTGCAGGCGCTCCTGAAGAAGCAGCAATGTGACAGCAAAAAGAAAG aatctcaaagaaagaaacagatggACGAACTACAAGCCAAGAGGGTTGAGTTGAAGTCGGACCGTAAAGCACGAGCCATGGCTTCCAGAACTAAGGACAATTTCAGAGGCTATAATGGCATCCCAGTGTTAGAGCTTCCGAAGAAGAGGAGATCAAAACATGACATGCAGGACGAAACGTCAACAGATATGGAAAGATTTAGGAATAACTCACTTGACCCAGAGGATGACGAGGATAATTATGAGTATGAACAGACAGATTCAGAGTCAGATGAGGAGCCAGAGCCGCTGAGACCAGGGAAAGTCACAAGTTTTAGTGGgggtggtggtagtagtagtagcggCAGCAAGCCCTCCTCTAAAAAACCCAGTGGGCCACCCAAGCCTGGTCCTCCGCCCATGAACTTTGCAGATTTGCTTAAATTGGCAGAGAAGAAGCAGTTTGAGCCAGTTGACCTAAAACCCAAGGTGTCGAAGAAGGAGGAAAGGCTGCGCACAGCTGAGGAGATAAAGGAAATGGAGATGGAGCGCAAGGCTAAGAGACAAGACAGAGACCGAGACtcaaagccagagagagagagggacagcaAGTCTCAGTCTAGTTCCAGTTCAACAAGAAAAGGCACTTTGGAGAAGGAGCAAAAGAACTGCAAATCACAAAAGAACTGCTTAGAAAAGCCAAGTCTGCCCTCTGGGTCAGGGAGGAAGTCCCAAATACTGGCTAATGATAAAGGCCACTCCTCTTCCAAGTCCACTGTCAATGACAGAGAAAGGGACAGACCCAAGACATCTCACAGTGATAGAGACAGATCCAAACCTAGTCCATCTGGTGCCATAAATAGGAAAGTTCCTTCGAAAGCTACATCATCTCAGGTTTCAGCCAAACAAGGGGCCCCCAAGCTCTCATCTAGCCACAAATCCAGCACCTCAAGTGACCTTAGCTCCAAAAAAGAAAGCTCATCATTACTTCAAGGAAGAGCTTCAGGTATTCCTGGGACCAGGCCATCTGGTACAGGTGCAACAGGCCAAAAATCTCAACATGGGATCTCCCAACAGACCAGGCCCATTCAGGGTAGCTCACTGAAGCAAGGACCTACATCCGGAGGCCACAAGTCTGGAAAGGGAGAACCACTACGGCCCGGAATTAATTCTGCAGTAAAATCAAGTGGTAGTCCAGGGATGAGACCTCCTTCAGGTGGTCCTCCAAAGGCAGGGAGCCAGCCTCAGGCAAGGTCTGGAGCCACTGCTCAGGCAAAAGCTGGCAGTGTCCCACAGGCTAGGCCTGGTGGGAGGGCCATGCAGGGTCACCCTGGAGGTAGTGGATCCAGACCCTCAGGGACGGGACCTGGTCGGCCGGGTAGTGGAGGACCAGTACCCGGACGGCAGACTGGCAGCTCTGGATCAGGACCTGGAAGACCTAAGTGCACTGTGGTGTCAGAGACCATCTCATCCAAGAATTTTGGTGGACCCAGACCAGGAGTCCCTCCTCGGCCAGGCATGCAGCAGAGACCAGGCATGCAGCCCAGACCAGGCATGCCATCTAGGGGAGGAATGCCACCCAGACCAGGAATGCCACCCAGACCAGGAATGCCACCCAGACCCATGATGAACAGACCACCAG GTCCAATGTTGCCACCTATCACGTCTGCATACAAGAGGAAGTACGAGGACGAAGATGAGTATGATTCAGAAATGGACGATTTTATCGATGATGAAGGCGACGATCAAGATGAAATTTCCAGGCACATAAAGGAAATCTTCGGCTATGATCGGGCCAG ATACAAGGATGAGAGTGACTATGCACTTAAATTCATGGAGAGCAGCTGGAGAGATCTGCAGAAAGAGGAGGCCAGAAG CTTGAAACTGGCAGTGCAAGAGGATCTGGAGGagcagaaaagagaggaagaggagctgaacAGGAAAAATGccaagaggaaaaagaaaaactga